The Primulina huaijiensis isolate GDHJ02 chromosome 12, ASM1229523v2, whole genome shotgun sequence genome has a window encoding:
- the LOC140989699 gene encoding uncharacterized protein isoform X2, which translates to MDSFSDDTEESRFFDALEHITSEPDSASDINNWEYDVWINTPQSVRDRRMKFIRWMGLCSNDLEEENFFDEYDRPEGGVFKGDMDRILGNSGAVLRTSGIIDELSSSQSSISSWNTDDLELTQGANLGKFRSREVEKFSQSSPQVHQLVQREIDVHGNTPRTVNKLRNKWLCKLRSVTCLMNGNVKEDNVELNSFSQGQGSRFRRVQVRHCRRRLKELSALFTRQDIQAHEGTILTMKFSLDGQYLASAGEDKLVKVWRVVDDERLNERYIPDVDPSCVYFSVNELSELSPLMVEKDKINKSNTLHRTPDSACIVFPPKIFQLQEVPLHVFQGHCGEILDLSWSKNNRLLSSSVDKTVRLWQLGVNNCLKVFLHSDYVTCIQFNPVNDDHFISGSIDGKVRIWAIDGCQVVGWTESKDIITAVSHRPDGQGGVFGSITGTCQFFEISDNHLQLETQICLTNKKKSSPCKRITGFQFLPQDPSKLLVTCADSQVRIIDGINVIAKYKGFRTCGIHLSASFTSDGKHIVSASEDSSVYVWNYIGQEENSFFHPKAIRSFECFSADASVAIPWPGSKTGNTMDRLQLKGISNLAGRKTSCF; encoded by the exons ATGGATAGCTTCAGTGATGACACCGAAGAATCTCGATTTTTCGATGCCCTGGAGCACATTACATCAGAACCCGATTCTGCTTCTGATATTAATAACTGGGAATATGATGTTTGGATCAATACTCCCCAAAGTGTTAGAGATCGCCGAATGAAATTCATTAGATGGATGGGATTGTGTTCTAATGATTTagaagaagaaaatttttttgaTGAATATGACAGGCCGGAAGGTGGCGTTTTCAAGGGTGATATGGATAGAATTTTGGGTAATAGTGGAGCTGTTCTAAGAACCTCGGGTATCATAGATGAGCTTTCTTCAAGCCAGTCTTCTATATCAAGCTGGAATACTGATGATTTAGAATTGACCCAGGGAGCGAATTTAGGTAAATTTAGAAGTAGGGAGGTTGAAAAGTTTTCACAATCATCTCCCCAGGTTCATCAACTTGTGCAAAGAGAAATTGACGTTCATGGCAATACACCAAGAACGGTGAATAAATTGAGGAATAAGTGGTTGTGTAAGTTGCGATCCGTTACTTGTTTGATGAATGGAAATGTGAAAGAAGATAATGTAGAATTGAATAGTTTCAGTCAAGGTCAAGGCTCGAGGTTTCGGAGAGTCCAGGTTCGCCATTGTCGAAGAAGGTTGAAGGAGCTCTCGGCCCTTTTCACGAGACAAGATATCCAGGCTCATGAAGGGACCATATTGACGATGAAATTTAGTCTTGATGGACAATATTTGGCTAGCGCCGGTGAAGATAAACTTGTGAAAGTCTGGCGAGTAGTGGACGATGAAAGATTAAATGAAAGGTACATTCCAGATGTGGATCCATCATGCGTGTACTTCTCGGTGAATGAACTTTCTGAATTGAGTCCTCTCATGGtggaaaaagataaaattaacaAATCCAATACTCTGCATAGAACACCCGATTCGGCATGTATTGTTTTCCCTCCAAAGATTTTCCAATTACAAGAGGTGCCTTTGCATGTGTTTCAAGGACACTGTGGGGAAATCTTGGATCTCTCTTGGTCGAAGAATAAT CGTCTTCTCTCATCGTCCGTTGATAAAACAGTTCGGCTGTGGCAGCTTGGAGTAAATAATTGCCTCAAGGTTTTCTTGCATAGTGATTACG TAACCTGCATTCAATTCAACCCTGTGAATGATGATCACTTCATCAGTGGTTCAATAGATGGGAAAGTTCGAATTTGGGCAATTGATGGTTGTCAAGTTGTCGGATGGACTGAATCAAAGGATATCATTACTGCTGTCTCGCATCGACCTGATGGGCAG GGTGGTGTTTTTGGCTCTATAACTGGAACCTGTCAATTTTTCGAGATATCAG ATAATCACTTGCAGTTGGAAACTCAAATATGCTTAACAAATAAAAAGAAGTCTTCACCTTGTAAAAGGATAACGGGCTTTCAG TTTTTACCGCAAGATCCTAGCAAATTATTGGTTACTTGTGCTGATTCACAAGTCAGAATTATAGATGGAATCAATGTAATTGCTAAGTACAAAG GCTTTCGAACTTGTGGAATCCATTTATCTGCATCATTTACTTCAGATGGAAAACATATTGTCTCTGCCTCAGAGGATTCAAGTGTTTATGTTTGGAACTACATTGGTCAGGAGGAGAATTCCTTTTTTCACCCTAAAGCCATAAGATCATTCGAGTGTTTCTCTGCCGATGCTTCTGTCGCCATACCATGGCCTGGCTCGAAAACCGGGAACACAATGGACAG ACTCCAGCTCAAAGGGATCAGCAACTTGGCCGGAAGAAAAACTTCCTGCTTCTGA
- the LOC140989699 gene encoding WD repeat-containing protein YMR102C isoform X1: MDSFSDDTEESRFFDALEHITSEPDSASDINNWEYDVWINTPQSVRDRRMKFIRWMGLCSNDLEEENFFDEYDRPEGGVFKGDMDRILGNSGAVLRTSGIIDELSSSQSSISSWNTDDLELTQGANLGKFRSREVEKFSQSSPQVHQLVQREIDVHGNTPRTVNKLRNKWLCKLRSVTCLMNGNVKEDNVELNSFSQGQGSRFRRVQVRHCRRRLKELSALFTRQDIQAHEGTILTMKFSLDGQYLASAGEDKLVKVWRVVDDERLNERYIPDVDPSCVYFSVNELSELSPLMVEKDKINKSNTLHRTPDSACIVFPPKIFQLQEVPLHVFQGHCGEILDLSWSKNNRLLSSSVDKTVRLWQLGVNNCLKVFLHSDYVTCIQFNPVNDDHFISGSIDGKVRIWAIDGCQVVGWTESKDIITAVSHRPDGQGGVFGSITGTCQFFEISDNHLQLETQICLTNKKKSSPCKRITGFQFLPQDPSKLLVTCADSQVRIIDGINVIAKYKGFRTCGIHLSASFTSDGKHIVSASEDSSVYVWNYIGQEENSFFHPKAIRSFECFSADASVAIPWPGSKTGNTMDRLQSRKLPGSSINYLPFSPSTRFLLSQEFFVDSSSKGSATWPEEKLPASDQEAESSMSKSQYKLFKNSWQNLSSSHAYGLVIVTAGWDGRIRSFHNYGLPATL, encoded by the exons ATGGATAGCTTCAGTGATGACACCGAAGAATCTCGATTTTTCGATGCCCTGGAGCACATTACATCAGAACCCGATTCTGCTTCTGATATTAATAACTGGGAATATGATGTTTGGATCAATACTCCCCAAAGTGTTAGAGATCGCCGAATGAAATTCATTAGATGGATGGGATTGTGTTCTAATGATTTagaagaagaaaatttttttgaTGAATATGACAGGCCGGAAGGTGGCGTTTTCAAGGGTGATATGGATAGAATTTTGGGTAATAGTGGAGCTGTTCTAAGAACCTCGGGTATCATAGATGAGCTTTCTTCAAGCCAGTCTTCTATATCAAGCTGGAATACTGATGATTTAGAATTGACCCAGGGAGCGAATTTAGGTAAATTTAGAAGTAGGGAGGTTGAAAAGTTTTCACAATCATCTCCCCAGGTTCATCAACTTGTGCAAAGAGAAATTGACGTTCATGGCAATACACCAAGAACGGTGAATAAATTGAGGAATAAGTGGTTGTGTAAGTTGCGATCCGTTACTTGTTTGATGAATGGAAATGTGAAAGAAGATAATGTAGAATTGAATAGTTTCAGTCAAGGTCAAGGCTCGAGGTTTCGGAGAGTCCAGGTTCGCCATTGTCGAAGAAGGTTGAAGGAGCTCTCGGCCCTTTTCACGAGACAAGATATCCAGGCTCATGAAGGGACCATATTGACGATGAAATTTAGTCTTGATGGACAATATTTGGCTAGCGCCGGTGAAGATAAACTTGTGAAAGTCTGGCGAGTAGTGGACGATGAAAGATTAAATGAAAGGTACATTCCAGATGTGGATCCATCATGCGTGTACTTCTCGGTGAATGAACTTTCTGAATTGAGTCCTCTCATGGtggaaaaagataaaattaacaAATCCAATACTCTGCATAGAACACCCGATTCGGCATGTATTGTTTTCCCTCCAAAGATTTTCCAATTACAAGAGGTGCCTTTGCATGTGTTTCAAGGACACTGTGGGGAAATCTTGGATCTCTCTTGGTCGAAGAATAAT CGTCTTCTCTCATCGTCCGTTGATAAAACAGTTCGGCTGTGGCAGCTTGGAGTAAATAATTGCCTCAAGGTTTTCTTGCATAGTGATTACG TAACCTGCATTCAATTCAACCCTGTGAATGATGATCACTTCATCAGTGGTTCAATAGATGGGAAAGTTCGAATTTGGGCAATTGATGGTTGTCAAGTTGTCGGATGGACTGAATCAAAGGATATCATTACTGCTGTCTCGCATCGACCTGATGGGCAG GGTGGTGTTTTTGGCTCTATAACTGGAACCTGTCAATTTTTCGAGATATCAG ATAATCACTTGCAGTTGGAAACTCAAATATGCTTAACAAATAAAAAGAAGTCTTCACCTTGTAAAAGGATAACGGGCTTTCAG TTTTTACCGCAAGATCCTAGCAAATTATTGGTTACTTGTGCTGATTCACAAGTCAGAATTATAGATGGAATCAATGTAATTGCTAAGTACAAAG GCTTTCGAACTTGTGGAATCCATTTATCTGCATCATTTACTTCAGATGGAAAACATATTGTCTCTGCCTCAGAGGATTCAAGTGTTTATGTTTGGAACTACATTGGTCAGGAGGAGAATTCCTTTTTTCACCCTAAAGCCATAAGATCATTCGAGTGTTTCTCTGCCGATGCTTCTGTCGCCATACCATGGCCTGGCTCGAAAACCGGGAACACAATGGACAGGTTGCAATCAAGAAAACTCCCTGGtagttcaattaattatttgcCTTTCTCGCCATCCACCCGTTTCTTGTTGAGCCAAGAATTTTTCGTAGACTCCAGCTCAAAGGGATCAGCAACTTGGCCGGAAGAAAAACTTCCTGCTTCTGATCAAGAGGCCGAATCATCAATGAGCAAATCACAGTACAAACTTTTCAAGAATTCTTGGCAGAATCTATCGAGTTCTCATGCATACGGACTTGTCATAGTTACTGCTGGCTGGGATGGACGGATCCGATCATTTCACAATTATGGGTTACCAGCAACCCTTTAA
- the LOC140989700 gene encoding histone-lysine N-methyltransferase ATXR6 translates to MVSLKKRTQAPNPNSLKPESRKRPKSKQEELEDYDDVCCEKCGSDQYPAELLLCDKCDRGFHIFCIRPILVAVPKGPWFCPYCANHNQVRGFPLVQTKILDFFRVQRSSQRTQSLNCYKKRKRTSGLVMLKKSRKLLPFNPSEDPVKRLEQMASLATALTVTGTEFSSELTFVPGMAQRSANRAVLERDGMQVLSKEDVETLTLCKNMMERGEWPPLMVVFDPREGFTVEADRYIRDLTIITEYVGDVDYLKNRQHDGGDSIMTLLTASNPLKSLVICPDKRSNIARFINGINNHTPGGKKKQNVKCLRFDVHGECRVLLIASRDIKKGERLYYDYNGSENEYPTEHFV, encoded by the exons ATGGTGTCATTGAAGAAAAGAACCCAGGCTCCGAATCCAAATTCTTTGAAGCCCGAATCCAGGAAAAGACCCAAATCGAAGCAAGAAGAGCTGGAAGATTACGACGATGTGTGTTGTGAGAAATGTGGGTCGGATCAGTACCCGGCGGAGCTTTTGCTATGCGACAAATGCGACCGCGGATTTCACATCTTCTGTATCAGACCAATTCTTGTTGCGGTGCCTAAGGGACCCTGGTTTTGCCCTTACTGTGCTAATCACAACCAAGTTAGAG GTTTCCCTCTTGTGCAAACCAAGATTCTTGATTTTTTCCGTGTTCAAAGATCCTCTCAACGAACTCAAAGTCTAA ATTGTTATAAGAAACGAAAGAGAACGAGTGGCTTAGTGATGTTAAAGAAAAGTAGGAAGTTGTTGCCTTTCAATCCAAGTGAGGATCCTGTTAAGAGATTGGAACAAATGGCATCTCTAGCCACAGCTTTAACGGTAACTGGAACAGAGTTCAGTAGTGAACTGACTTTTGTTCCCGGGATGGCACAAAGGTCAGCTAATCGTGCTGTACTTGAAAGAGATGGAATGCAG GTGTTATCAAAAGAAGATGTAGAAACCTTGACTCTTTGCAAGAACATGATGGAACGAGGGGAATGGCCGCCCCTTATGGTTGTGTTTGATCCAAGAGAAGG ATTCACGGTAGAAGCAGATAGATACATCCGAGATTTGACGATAATTACAGAATACGTAGGAGACGTTGACTATCTAAAAAATCGGCAACATGATGGAGGAGATAGTATAATGACCCTTCTCACTGCTTCAAATCCTTTGAAAAGTCTCGTCATCTGCCCCGACAAGCGCAGTAATATTGCTCGTTTTATCAATGGCATCAACAATCATACACC AGGTGGGAAGAAGAAGCAGAACGTTAAATGTTTGAGGTTCGATGTCCATGGCGAATGTCGAGTCCTGTTGATTGCTAGCAGAGATATCAAGAAAGGGGAAAGACTATATTACGACTACAACGGATCCGAAAATGAATACCCGACCGAGCACTTCGTCTGA